A single region of the Mustela lutreola isolate mMusLut2 chromosome 2, mMusLut2.pri, whole genome shotgun sequence genome encodes:
- the FILIP1L gene encoding filamin A-interacting protein 1-like isoform X4: MVVDEQQRLTAQLALQRQKIQDLTTSAKETHAKLALAETRVREEEQKATRLEKELQTQTTKFDQNQETIMAKLTNEDSQNRQLRQKLAALSRQIDELEETNRSLRKAEEELQDIREKINKGEYGNCGIMAEVEELRKRVLEMEGKDEELIKMEEQCRDLNKRLEKETSQSKDFKFEVEKLNKRIMALDKLEDAFNKSKQECYSLKCNLEKERMTTKQLSQELESLKVRIKELEAIESRLEKTEFTLKEDLTKLKTLTVMLVDERKTMSEKLKQTEDKLQAAASQLQMEQNKVATVTEKLIEETKRALKSKTDVEEKMYSVTKERDDLKNKLKAEEEKGNDLLSKVNLLKNRLQSLEAIEKDFLKNKLNQDSSKSTTALHQENNKIKELSQEVERLRLKLKDMKAIEDDLMKTEDEYETLERRYANERDKAQFLSEELEHVKMELEKYKLAEKTESSHEEWLFKRLQEEEAKSGHLSREVDALKEKIHEYMATEDLICHLQGDHSVLQKKLNQQENRNKDLGREIENLTKELERYRHFSKSLRPSLNGRITSDPQVFSKEVQTEVADNEPPDYKSLIPLERAVINGQLYEESEDQEEDPNEESVLSLKCNSSSPCPVNRKLWIPWMKSKESHPQNGKIQTKPNGNFMQPGDLVLSHTPGQPLHIKVTPDHIQNTATLEITSPTTESAHSYTSTAVIPNCGTPKQRITILQNASITPVKSKISAEGLMNIEPNMSPITTATFARAQTPESCGSITPERTMSPIQVLAVTGSAGSPEQGRSPEPIEISAKHAIFRVSPDRQSSWQFQRSNSNSSSVITTEDNKIHIHLGSPYMQAVASPVRPASPSTPPQDNRTQGLTNGALNKTTNKVTSSITITPTATPLPRQSQITIKKVCKQRIPTRIPKPKSTGNTKLFPKAPPGLMDKPSHYTGCGKLHIIRTVTSNTFLHMGGKR; this comes from the coding sequence ATGGTGGTGGACGAACAACAAAGGCTGACGGCACAGCTTGCCCTTCAAAGACAGAAAATCCAAGACCTAACCACAAGTGCAAAGGAAACACATGCTAAACTAGCCCTCGCTGAAACTCGAGTTCGGGAAGAAGAGCAGAAAGCAACCAGACTAGAGAAAGAACTGCAAACACAGACCACAAAGTTTGACCAGAACCAAGAAACAATTATGGCAAAGCTCACCAATGAGGACAGCCAAAATCGTCAGCTTCGACAAAAGCTGGCAGCACTTAGCCGGCAAATTGATGAGTTAGAAGAGACAAACAGGTCTTTACGAAAAGCAGAAGAGGAGCTGcaagatataagagaaaaaatcaacaagggaGAATATGGAAACTGTGGTATCATGGCTGAGGTGGAGGAGCTCAGGAAACGTGTgctagaaatggaagggaaggaTGAAGAACTCATAAAAATGGAGGAGCAGTGCAGAGATCTCAATAAGAGGCTCGAAAAGGAAACATCTCAGAGTAAAGACTTCAAATTTGAGGTTGAAAAGCTCAATAAAAGAATTATGGCTCTGGACAAATTAGAAGATGCCTTcaacaaaagcaaacaagaaTGTTACTCTCTGAAAtgcaatttagaaaaagaaaggatgaccACAAAGCAGTTGTCTCAAGAACTGGAGAGTTTAAAAGTAAGAATCAAAGAGCTAGAAGCCATTGAAAGTCGGCTGGAAAAGACAGAATTCACCCTAAAAGAGGACTTAACTAAACTGAAAACATTAACTGTGATGCTGGTAGATGAAAGGAAAACAATGAGTGAAAAATTAAAGCAAACTGAAGATAAGTTACAAGCTGCTGCTTCTCAGCTTCAAATGGAGCAAAATAAAGTAGCAACAGTTACTGAGAAGTTAATTGAGGAAACAAAAAGGGCACTGAAGTCCAAAACTGATGTGGAAGAAAAAATGTACAGTGTCACCAAGGAGAGAGATGATCTAAAGAACAAACtaaaagcagaagaagagaaaggaaatgatctCCTATCCAAAGTTAATCTATTGAAAAATAGGCTTCAATCATTGGAAGCAATTGAGAAAGATttcctaaaaaacaaattaaatcaaGATTCTAGTAAGTCCACAACAGCATTACACCAAGAAAACAATAAGATTAAAGAACTCTCTCAAGAAGTGGAAAGACTGAGACTGAAGTTAAAGGATATGAAAGCCATTGAGGATGACCTTATGAAAACAGAAGATGAGTATGAGACTCTAGAACGAAGGTATGCTAATGAGCGAGATAAAGCTCAATTTTTATCTGAAGAGCTGGAACATGTTAAAATGGAACTTGAAAAGTACAAGTTAGCAGAAAAGACAGAGTCCAGCCATGAAGAGTGGCTTTTCAAAAGGCTTCAAGAAGAAGAAGCGAAGTCAGGGCACCTCTCAAGAGAAGTAGATGCACTGAAAGAGAAAATTCATGAATACATGGCAACTGAGGACCTCATATGTCATCTCCAGGGAGATCATTCGGTTCTACAAAAGAAACtcaatcaacaagaaaacaggaACAAAGATTTAGGAAGAGAGATTGAAAACCTCACTAAAGAGTTAGAGAGGTACCGGCATTTTAGTAAGAGCCTCAGGCCTAGTCTCAATGGAAGAATCACCTCTGACCCTCAAGTATTTTCTAAAGAAGTTCAGACAGAAGTAGCAGACAATGAGCCGCCCGATTACAAGAGTCTCATTCCTCTGGAACGAGCAGTCATCAATGGTCAGTTGTATGAAGAGAGTGAAGACCAGGAGGAGGACCCTAATGAGGAATCTGTGCTGTCCTTAAAATGCAATTCATCTTCTCCCTGTCCTGTTAACAGGAAGCTATGGATTCCTTGGATGAAATCGAAGGAGAGCCATCCTcagaatggaaaaatacaaactaaaCCCAATGGCAATTTCATGCAACCTGGAGATCTAGTCCTAAGCCACACGCCTGGGCAGCCACTTCATATAAAAGTTACTCCAGACCATATTCAAAACACAGCCACTCTTGAAATCACAAGTCCAACTACAGAGAGTGCTCACTCTTATACAAGCACTGCAGTGATACCAAACTGTGGCACCCCAAAGCAAAGGATAACCATCCTCCAAAATGCCTCCATAACACCGGTGAAATCCAAAATTTCTGCTGAAGGCCTCATGAATATAGAGCCAAATATGTCCCCAATTACTACGGCAACCTTTGCCAGAGCGCAGACCCCAGAGTCTTGTGGTTCTATAACTCCAGAAAGGACAATGTCACCTATTCAGGTTTTGGCTGTGACTGGTTCAGCAGGCTCTCCTGAGCAGGGACGTTCCCCAGAGCCAATAGAAATCAGTGCCAAGCATGCAATTTTCAGAGTCTCCCCTGACCGGCAATCATCGTGGCAGTTTCAACGTTCAAACAGCAACAGTTCAAGTGTGATAACTACTGAGGATAATAAAATCCACATTCACTTAGGAAGTCCTTACATGCAAGCTGTAGCCAGCCCCGTGAGACCTGCCAGCCCTTCAACGCCACCACAGGATAACCGAACTCAAGGCTTAACTAATGGGGCACTAAACAAAACAACCAATAAAGTCACCAGCAGTATTACTATTACACCAACAGCCACACCTCTTCCTCGACAATCACAAATTACA